A single region of the Sorghum bicolor cultivar BTx623 chromosome 7, Sorghum_bicolor_NCBIv3, whole genome shotgun sequence genome encodes:
- the LOC110437378 gene encoding exocyst complex component EXO70B1-like, with translation MDGSAAELEAAERVVMRWDSASAGAGADEPMLFDGGGDRAEADRFLRAVDDLRRLAPPSPAAVGSPRRLSSSSASGSGAVQVAMARLEDEFRHVLSSRALDLEIEALADLSSLSINSDRSNSASSADLPAAADEDDSVSSSIGRRSTAYRSLRSIREIDLLPDDAVADLRAIASRMAAAGYGRECAQVYASVRKPAVDASLRRLGVERLSIGDVQRLEWDALEAKIRRWIRAARAAVRGVFASERRLCFHIFHDLPISSATISAASAPATHDTPFAEAVKGAALQLFGFAEAISIGRRSPEKLFKIIDLHDALSDLLPDVSDIFAASKVAESIYVQAVEIRSRLADAVRGILSEFENAVLRDPPKTAVPGGTIHPLTRYVMNYSSLICDYKVTLSELIISRPSASARLSAEGNELAPSLADLELPELENRLPLASHIVWIIVVLEHNLEGKAALYKDPALSHLFMMNNVHYIVHKVKDSPDLWGMIGDDYLKRLTGKFTVAATNYQRTSWLKILNCLRDEGLHVSGGFSSGISKSALRERFKSFNAAFEDAHRVQSGWCVPDNQLREELRISIAEKLLPAYRSFLGRFRHHIENGKHPELYIKYSVEDLEIAVGDFFEGVPPSPHNRRRSHG, from the coding sequence ATGGACGGATCGGCCGCGGAGCTGGAGGCGGCGGAGCGGGTGGTGATGCGGTGGGACTCGGCCTCGGCGGGCGCCGGCGCGGACGAGCCGATGCTGTTCGACGGCGGCGGGGACCGGGCCGAGGCCGACCGGTTCCTCCGCGCCGTCGACGACCTTCGCCGCctcgcgccgccgtcgcccgcGGCCGTCGGCAGCCCGCGCCGCCTCTCGTCGTCCTCCGCGTCGGGGAGCGGCGCCGTGCAGGTCGCCATGGCGCGGCTCGAGGACGAGTTCCGCCACGTGCTGTCGTCGCGCGCCCTCGACCTCGAGATCGAGGCGCTCGCCGACCTCAGCTCGCTCTCCATCAACAGCGACCGCTCCAACTCCGCCTCCTCCGCCGacctccccgccgccgccgacgaggaCGACTCCGTGTCCTCCTCCATCGGCCGCCGCAGCACCGCCTACCGCTCGCTCCGGAGCATCCGGGAGATCGACCTGCTGCCCGACGACGCCGTCGCCGACCTCCGCGCCATCGCGTCCCGCATGGCCGCCGCCGGGTACGGCCGCGAGTGCGCGCAGGTGTACGCCTCCGTCCGCAAGCCCGCCGTCGACGCCTCCCTGCGCCGGCTCGGCGTCGAGCGCCTCAGCATCGGCGACGTCCAGCGCCTCGAGTGGGACGCGCTCGAGGCCAAGATCCGCCGGTGGATCCGCGCCGCCCGCGCCGCCGTCCGCGGCGTCTTCGCCAGCGAGCGCCGCCTCTGCTTCCACATCTTCCACGACCTTCCCATCTCCAGCGCCACCATCTCCGCCGCCTCAGCGCCCGCCACGCACGACACCCCCTTCGCTGAGGCCGTCAAGGGCGCCGCGCTGCAGCTCTTCGGCTTCGCCGAGGCCATCAGCATCGGCCGCCGCTCCCCTGAGAAGCTCTTCAAGATCATAGACCTCCACGACGCGCTCTCGGACCTCCTCCCCGACGTCTCCGACATCTTCGCCGCCTCCAAGGTCGCCGAGTCCATATACGTGCAGGCCGTTGAGATCCGGTCGCGCCTCGCCGATGCCGTCAGAGGGATACTCTCCGAGTTCGAGAACGCCGTGCTCCGCGACCCGCCCAAGACCGCGGTGCCTGGCGGTACCATCCACCCGCTCACTCGGTATGTGATGAACTATAGCAGCCTCATTTGCGACTACAAGGTCACCCTCTCCGAGCTCATCATATCGCGTCCATCAGCTAGTGCCCGTCTTTCTGCTGAGGGCAATGAGCTCGCGCCGTCCTTGGCCGACCTCGAGCTCCCTGAGCTTGAGAACCGGTTACCGCTTGCCTCTCACATTGTCTGGATCATTGTTGTTCTTGAACACAACCTGGAGGGCAAGGCGGCACTCTACAAGGATCCAGCTCTCTCGCATCTGTTCATGATGAACAATGTACACTACATTGTACACAAGGTGAAAGATTCGCCAGATCTCTGGGGCATGATCGGTGATGATTACTTGAAACGGCTTACTGGCAAGTTCACAGTGGCGGCCACAAACTACCAGCGCACCTCATGGCTGAAGATCTTGAATTGTCTGCGTGATGAGGGGCTCCATGTAAGTGGTGGCTTTTCGTCAGGGATATCCAAGTCGGCGCTGCGGGAGCGGTTCAAATCCTTCAATGCTGCATTTGAGGATGCACATAGGGTGCAGTCAGGGTGGTGTGTGCCAGATAACCAGCTGAGGGAGGAGCTCAGGATCTCAATTGCTGAGAAGCTGCTGCCAGCATACCGGTCATTCCTTGGCAGGTTTCGACATCATATAGAGAATGGGAAGCATCCAGAGCTGTACATTAAGTACTCTGTTGAGGACCTTGAGATAGCTGTGGGTGATTTCTTTGAGGGTGTTCCTCCTTCCCCACATAACAGGAGGAGATCACATGGATGA